The nucleotide sequence TCTCACCAAGGTGTGATTTCCAGCATTGGGTTAATCCGAGTTCTGAAGAGGGCGACGTACGGCAACACTTGTTCCTTGTCGTCTACAAACAGATTAACAAGGACATCAATACATTATAACATTTGTTCCTTGTCGTCTACAGACAGACAATGCATTATAACATTTTGTTACCCACTCCTATGGTGTCAATGATGTCAACAATACTATTACATCTGACAACAGCTACATCAGTGAAGCATTGCAAGCTCTACCAGCGTACTTATACACGTTTTATGTGAACAAAGAATTAAGCTGCAAATCAGAACAACAATTTGCTGTAAATTGCATGTGGTCTTCTCTTTTACACTCTGATGAGAACAAGTGAAAATATCTTGTTTAAAGACCGGGGTTTTCAATTGGTCGGTTAACCTCAGGTAAGTTCAGGTGGGGGTGGAGCCCTAAGGGAAAACACGCTCACCTGTGTATACATGTCTATATACATGGGATGTTAAAACGCTCTAATTATATATTTCTGATGATCTTGAAAactatcatatttatatatttacatctaccaagtattattccctctatttcttacggaaacttatagttaattcatagctctatagaaacagccagattgaaatctacacgccccgtttattgattggtcgaaatctacagcggctgaaactgacaggaccaaacttgacacgcccagtttatcgattggtcgagtCCTACAACTACGgtacctaggaaaaatcacggactgcacgaaataatcatgacgacgGCAGACTCTCAGTCTCACAGGAGGCGATTTGGCTGTGTCTTTTAGTTGACGTACTTGCGTACATTAAcggtaatttagtgaattttacttaattttcataatcaatttatcaattggcttaaagaaagatgttaatataaacaataaaatgctttctttgatgattcatttgggtaatgaaggtagcgatcattgcagaaaaaatatacataacccactaacgcgggttatgtgttttttctgcaatgtcgctaacttcatatcccgaatgaatcaccaaagaaagcattttattgtttaaatatgtatatgtacaagGAAAAACAAATTGTTGATTGTATAATGAATTATATAATTGTGCTAATAGACATTGGATTTTACCGTCAAGGTATGGATGAAAAGACAGAAGTAAATTGCACGATCGTCATGAGCGCTAGACATGGTATACACAGGACAAGTgaacaattgtaaattattttctaACATCCAATCTAGGGCCCCAACTCAGTTGATTGAGAGGGGTACACTGATGAGGTAAATTTAAAGACGGTGCTTTTTTTCATGGTCTTTAAGTTTTAAACCTAGTATGACCTCCAGTGTAAAAAGGTTCTGTACCATACCATGTAGTGTGACCGCCAGTCTCTCTCCGTGTCGGTCCATCACCATGCTCTGCACTAGTCCCCCGaccctgaaaaaaaaacgaCCAATGATGTCACAATCAGCAACAGATGAAAATTACTCTCAGTTATTTGTGACAATCAGAATGGTATTAAAGTTAATTCTTCTCCCAGCCAATATCGCATAGGGTCGCTGCTTATCCTCGATTTGGTTATGAAGGGATGAGAATCATTGAAACCTCCTAGATGGGAGTCATATAAAACTTTGAAAGCTGCAAAATTTTGAATCTGGGTTCAAAACAACAtgcaattttcataactcaggttcaatattttgctgcaaaatattacccccccccccctaaaatatGCCATATATGACTGGAAAATGTTTCCAAACCTATCTGTTTGCCATTATGATAAAATTCAGAGTTTCTGCTGGGACTATGCAAGAGTTACTGTTCTTACCTTACAATGTTCCCATCCTCTGTAGATAGATCCATCTCTGCCAAGCTGACAGACACAACAGCTGACTGAGATCCACCAATCACAGTGCTCATATCATCAATGCTGGTGGAAAATGTAAGAGAGTATATGATTGGTTCAGATTCTGTTGCAAACAGCAAGGTTCTACCATCAGGACTCCAGCACGCCGCCTGTCAGAGAAAACAAAAGAgagagttacatgtacatgtgcatatATTTCACTAGTAGCAAAAGGCATGATACAGGTAGTAAATTACATATTTCTAATCATGCTAATAGAGCTGGATAGTCATGGCCAATTTTAGATTATAACTAtctctgtaaaataaatgaCTCCAACAAGCCGCCTGTGAGAGAAAacgagttacatgtacatgcatttcatTAGGGTTATAACTCTTGAATACATATTTATACtcattaattttgtaattaGTAATTAGTAGCCCGATGCATTATGCAGTTAAATTGAGCTCACTTTGCACTGTGGGGTAAATTGCATATTTCTAACAGGGCTAAATGGTCATGgccaattttttaatatatctatCTCCATAAAGCTCTGTATAGAGATATAGGAGAGTGTTCAAATTTCAAACCCAAAATATTTGGGTGCACTTCATctcaattttctagtaaattaaaaaaaaacttccaatgGAATTTCCTTAACCTTTGCACAAGTATGcctcattgtaaaagattaaaacaaatgcaatgtcatattaatAGGTCAATTTCTAATgcaaaaacttagataaaattacaccattgtaaaggagggggggggggcatacattatgaaaaaatttgttcaaaactaaaaatatttatcatagattgcacacttctgtaaaataaaaaataaaaaatgcatgtgcctttcaaaaccattaatactattacaaattattatttcattaaatcaatgtcataacCAACTTTGTATACGAGTTATTAATCAAACTCtctgagtaagagttatcaatCTTCTGCTTCTGAATAAATCACTTCTTtgaaaccaaagtgaaagtaagcagttaaaatcaacaacttgatattttttggatttagatcaagtacaggtaaagaaaatgtagtttttgcaGTAATGTAGGGATAGTTGAATGTGGTCTTATCATTAACATAACTATACATTCCTAAATAATACATCCCTACACACAATAACTCATGTcacgaggggatgctccgcttagcggtgcccttgtttaATATCAATCAACGTTTAAATTATGGAGGATATAGAGAAGGATGGAACGAGACTTAATCTTAGAAAAACAGAGATTAGACTGTAAAAATTAAGGGGTTAAAGTAATGGACgcgcttacatgtacatatatgtacgtTCTCAAACAACTTTCTAGTTGCTATAACAGTATTGATCTTTATGAATGGAATCTGAGGGGAAACTTACGAAATCACAGTGAAAGAATTTGACTCATAACGAAGCTGCGTAGGAGGGAAGTTTCTCTCtcgataattttgaattttagaaGATAGTACTTCATTTCAGACAACAGACTCCTTTCTACGGTATTTCAAATGACGATGGTTTGTCAACAAAGTCCGACAACTCTTacagttttaacacatataaaaagaaataaaaacgaacaagttttgtaaatccgaaaaaaatcaatagcttcttcatgatacattatattcctcatttggaatttaaatttgatttaaagtctttgattttagaaatatgatataaacaacatcacacttttgttttgatctcgACCCTGGTATCAGCCCTCGGATGGTATCGTCCAGGCCGCGCCCTTCAGGCTTGGGCCGATACCAACCGCTCAGGCTGATACCAGggccgagatcaaaacaaaagtgtgataTTCTATAAATTATGCCCTACCTATAGCGGACTCCTATACCACTGTGCCTTTATGGTACAAAGCAACTGAGAGAGAATAGATTCTCTCCCTGTCTCTTTAATTTGCCCACCTGATTCTCCTCCCCTTAGGATCTCTCTTCCatttgttgtttaaaataacGTTACGACTTGTACactacttaaaaaaaaacctgtactGTACCTTACAATGAGTTGTACACTACCTTACATGGACTTGTACACTACCTTACAACAACttgtacactaccttatatAGACTTGTACATTACCTTACAATGACTTGTACACTACCTTACGACTTGTACACTACCTTACAACGACTTGTACATTTGGTCCAGACCTCACACGTCCATTGTTTGGTTTCCCATACCCTGAAATTCAAAGTCTTCATATAACCAGTATAAAGGAGAAATGTCtgttttaatatgaaatatactggatcttaaatatatttttatttggtaGTTTTAATCAGTagaagaaataaggtatcatttttggttGTGCATTGGGATATAAGTACGCGTTcgtcacatgatcaaatcccataaagcccttcaggcccgaagggctttatggaacatttgatcacgtaccaactatttataaaaataatatcacaAATCTGTTTGTAGTTTATTCCTccttgtgtatatatatattatacagtaCTGTCTTACATAAAAAGTTTAAGTTTCATCTTTCATCACCAAGGAATCTCACTGGGATATAACCTGGTCAGCCCACAAGTTGTGGCAGGAAAGACTTTTGgtttcaatattaaaatacaGACTTTAGTTTTGGCATTTgcacttacatgtatacaagaatagaattccagggtcccccgccggtcaagcagtatactagtatcgagtctatcgacaaaggctgatttaggaacttgaccaaggtattagtggtataaacatttggtataaatttaatgaaaatccgtcaaaatttgtaggcatgagagcgcttacaaggtcaatttttttataaaacggagtcatgattgtggtcaaagtcccatgacgccaacaaaaagtatcgactaacgctgattttcgaactcgaccaaggtaatagtggtattaacatttggtataaatttaatgaaaatccgtcaaaatttgtaggcatgagagcgcttacaaggtcaatttttggataaaacggagtcatgattgtggtcaaagtcccataacgccaacaaaaagtatcaactaacgctgattttcgaacttgaccaaggtaatagttgtataaacattcagtataaatttaatgaaaatccgtcaaaatttgtaggcatgacagcgcttacaaggtcaatttttggataaaacggagtcatgattgtggtcaaagtcccataatgccaacaaaaagtatcgactaaccctgattttcgaacttgaccaaggtaatagtggtataaacattcggtataaatttaatgaaaatccgtcaaaatttgtaggcatgacagcgcttacaaggtcaattttttgataaaacggagtcatgattgtggtcaaagtcccataacgccaacaaaaagtaaCGACTAACgttgattttcgaacttgaccaaggtaatagtggtataaacatttgggataaatttaatgaaaatccgtcaaaatttgtaggcatgagagcgcttacaaggtcaatttttggataaaacggagtcatgattgtggtcaaagtcccataacgccaacaaaaagtatcgactaacgctgattttcgaacttgaccaaagtaatagtggtataaacattcggtataaatttaatgaaaatccgtcaaaatttgtaggcatgagagcgcttacaaggtcaatttttggataaaacggagtcattattgtggtcaaagtcccataacgccaaAAAAAAGTATCGACTAACGCTGATTTTccaacttgaccaaggtaatagtggtattaACATTTggtgtaaatttaatgaaaatctgtcaaaatttgtaggcatgagagcgcttacaaggtcaatttttggataaaatggAGTCATTATTgcagtcaaagtcccataactccaacaaaaagtatcgaccaaagctgattttcgaacttgaccaaggtaatagtggtataaatatttggtataaatttaatgaaaatccgtcaaaatttgtaggcatgagagcgcttacaaaaaagtgtgacggacgtacgcacggacacacggacgcacggacccacagacacacggacccacggacggacggacgcccggcgtttctatgtccccgctccgcgttgcggcgggggacaaaaatttTTGGCCCAAGGTAAGTTTTCACTAAAATAACTTCACACTTTCCTAAAATAACTTCACACTTCCTTACTTAAAGAAGATATGAGAATGAAGACCTCAGACTTAAAGGACTTTAGTTTTAGAACTTCCACTGGAGTTATCTGAACAGCTGAAAGGACTGTTGACTTCAATAGAGACACTGAGCAATCCCATCAGTTACCTGTACagtcatatatatattatacatatgtacCTGTACAGCCAAACAGTGGCAGACAAGACTTTGAGTTTCAATAAGGACGTTAGTTCTGGCATTTGCACTTTTAACATTATTTGGCCCAAGGTTAGTTTTCCCTCAAATAACTTTCCTTGAATTACATATTTAAGACGATGAGGCGATGAAGCCCTTAGATTTTAAGGACTTTGGTTTTAGACCTTCCACTGGAGTTACCTGAACAGCTGAGAAGTCATAATAGAGAAAACTTTGGACTTAAAAAGAGACACTAAGAATTCCCATCAAATACCTGAACAGCTGGGAAGGCGTGGCCGAGAAGACTTTAGATCCGTCCGGTGACCACCTGATGAGGGAGACTCCGCCCCCTCCTAACCGCCGAAGCGGAACACACGTCTCCATGGGGACATCCCAAGCCTACAACGTTACTACTTTATAAAGATGTTGTTATCACAATATTAACTTACAATGTGGATTGAAAgttaattaaagtaaattagTATCGATAACTGCCTATAATTTGgatttaatttaaatcaaaatcacaTATGTACTGTAACATtaacaatttcatattttataagcAGTTCTATCATCACATGGTCATTATTAATAGATAAGTATCATGAGTATCTTTAGAAACAAAATTACATTGCCAATGTACACTACTAAAAACTACTTTAAATATGGCATTGTTTTAGCAGggattaaattcaaaattttaaataaagttaaacATGAAAACACATTCATTAACAATGTCAGTACTGTATTGTACTTATATTACATAATTTCCTAACCATCCGAGAGGAGGATAAAAATACTTGTATGTACTGTCTAGATCAGTATTAATGTCACAAACACTATATCCTAACCATTAAAGAGGTGTCGACCGGCGAGGCAGACAGAAGGATGCGACCGCTGGGGTCCCAGGCCAGGCAGGTGACGGGGGCGTGGTTCTGTTGTTGTAACACCTGGCAGGAACTCGTAGACGGTCTGAAAggtcaaaaataatttcaatagacATACCGGGTATTTACATTTAAGGTATAACACACCTGGTATGTTGAAGTGAGATATAAGTATACTatgtatgtacaaaatgtaCAGGTAAGATTTAAGAAGGTGAGATTAAAGTTAACTAGGTACAGGTGAGATATGAGTACCTGGTGGCCAGTGATGTGGGCTCCACGTGCCAGATGAGAACACAGGACTGACAGGCTACTGCCAGGACCGAGGCAGACTGAGGCCTAAAAACACAACACAGACATTACAGGACAGACAGACTACTGCCAGGACCGAGGCAGATTGAGGCCTAAAAACACAACACAGACAGTACAGGACAGACAGGCTACTGCCAGGACCGAGGCAGACTGAGGCCTAAAAACACAACACAGACATTACAGGACAGACAGACTACTGCCAGGAGGCCTAAAAACACAACACAGACAGTACAGGACAGACAGGCTACTGCCAGGACCGAGGCAG is from Crassostrea angulata isolate pt1a10 unplaced genomic scaffold, ASM2561291v2 HiC_scaffold_293, whole genome shotgun sequence and encodes:
- the LOC128170059 gene encoding aladin-like, with translation TKPYKKPPSYPEVVISGGGSSSLTHRENAKSAFLPHNETVWKRALHAWYEMGSPGVFEEIVNSSSEVPDWVGVAAKKTLTFVRWANSLHGSIFPHLSMSNEEIITKFSDIVNWSRSPVKAFAWHPHTLKFAYALGDDSIKVHSGKSDLVPTLKHKLQKNVADLAWQPQSASVLAVACQSCVLIWHVEPTSLATRPSTSSCQVLQQQNHAPVTCLAWDPSGRILLSASPVDTSLMAWDVPMETCVPLRRLGGGGVSLIRWSPDGSKVFSATPSQLFRVWETKQWTCEVWTKCTSRCKAACWSPDGRTLLFATESEPIIYSLTFSTSIDDMSTVIGGSQSAVVSVSLAEMDLSTEDGNIVRVGGLVQSMVMDRHGERLAVTLHDDKEQVLPYVALFRTRINPMLEITPCGLIQGESGEYPLHVSFQPSFDKGALLSIIWSSGVVRYVPLYFIPSEEIQNVQHRHVAPPSLNGQILSPIPSH